The Gadus chalcogrammus isolate NIFS_2021 chromosome 14, NIFS_Gcha_1.0, whole genome shotgun sequence sequence GGAACACGTCTGCCGCGTGAAGCACCATCGTCCAATCACTAGCATTCATCGTCAAGTTTACACCACCAGTGGGCAACAGAAAAAAGGATTTGCACAGATTAGTTGAAATCAACAGGATATGTGTCGTCATGAGATTGCCAAAAACATTgatagatgagagagagatgaatgatGTTAGGCTGATGTAGGTGAACACAAAGTCACCCGTGCAAAAGCTATCTTCAATGTACCACAGCTCTTCAGTAAATATCATTCAACATCCATTTCCTGGAGTTTTCTCTCTCACTTATGATATGCAATGCATGTTATGCAATGCAATGAATATTGCATTGTATACAGTTTTTGTATCCATGTAAACAGGTAATTATGCATTCATTCAAGTGTTCTCTTTCACATCTGCTGCTTTGCCTCCACAATCCACCATTAACTAATAGAGGAACGGAAACCAAGCAGGAGACATGAGTTTCTATGTAGGCTTTATGTTATCTCTCCGTAAGCGATTAGGTAAATGACAGACAATTGATCATAATTTACATAGAGATGCGCACTTGGgcatgcacaaaaacaaacacacacacgcacgcacgcacgcacgcacgcacacacacacacacacacacacacacacacacacacacacacacacacacacacacacacacacacacacacacacacacacacacacacacacacacacacacacacacacacacacacacacacacacacacacacacacacacacacacacacacacacacacacacacacacacacacacactcactcacgcacacacatagcgaGCCTCACACCGCTCACATATATGAGCAGTGCTACCCTCTAGTGGTAGCACTTATAGGATATCTCATGTCCCAGCTTCCAGGAGACTGTCGCGTTTGAATGTTTGATTTAAGTTAACACTAGCCCTGATCTAGGAAACAGCAGGCTATTTCGTGGAAACTCAGTCTTTTAGAGAGCTCAATcagcattttttttgttttacaatcGCCTGAGACGATTTGATAAATGCATTATTACTATATGCCTTCAATAAAACCCCAAATAGAGATCATAATCTATTAAaacaatggtaaaaaaaaaggtacTCTGAGGCAGTAACACAAAGGCTTGCATATAGAACATATTTTAAAAGTTCTGACAAAATGGAGTTTGTGGATGGAGGGTCTGAGTGTGTTTTTGGGAAATGATTTGCCTCCTGGAACAAAAcaagttcagaaaaacaagctCATTATTACATTAACAAGCCCGCTGAATGTCATAGTGATTGGTGTGACTCACATTTGGAGCTTTGGTGCTCTGGGCggtgttgttatttatttgaatgtttttaaTGTCTGACTAGCAGTCAAAGAACTGCAACACATTTGAATACACGTGATAAACCCTTTCCAACTTGAGTAGAAAATATACTACGATTTGTCTACTAACTCCTGTCAATCAgtcattattaaattaaaactTTTGGTGTCGTTTTCAAATTTAAAGAAGTGTGGACTACAGTAGCTACTTTTTGTATTTACTTAATCCTGAGACGTAATAATTCTCTAATCGTGACTTACACCAGAGTTACAAGAAACAATGTGGAAACAGAACTGCTGTCCCTCCTCTTCAagagatgtgtttgttttgctcATTGGATGAATGCTTATTTTATAGTTCTGTGATCCATATGAGATTCAATGTCACACTACTGGGGTATATGGTAGATTTGCGACGGTTTAAAGGGGTTGCGTGTTGATTTAATTGCCTCTCTTTCCTTGTGTTACTTTGGTCCTCACTTGCAGTATCTGCCCCATAGTTTAAGCTGACTGTAAGGTTGTTCACAGGTGCAGTGTGTCCATTTCCTGGAAGAGGATTGGAAAGTCCCTTTATTTTTTCGGCGGCCAAATTCTTTGGCTCCACCAACAACAACCTCTCATGATATAAAATAACAAATCTTAAACTGAATTCCttgaaaatatgtttatttaaaaaaatatagaaatgGAACAACATACACATTACAAACTTGCAATGTTTTCTTTTAAGATAAgtgaaaacacacaccactgcaGAATCCTTTTTCGCAATATAtaataatcggaacattaactgtCTTCAACCCAAATAACCAAACAGAATATCCCCACTATTGTCCACAGAGATGGGATTGAGTGGTGGTCAACAGtaaataaagaacaacaaaacagtAGCCTAAACTTGTACTGTTAATGGCTATGTATTCTAGGGCACTCATAAGGCATATCTCTCCATTACTTTACCTCATCAAAGCATCATCACAAGCTAACGGAGCGAGCAGAATCACTTCTGAAAGATAGCAGGACACAGCCTCAGCATTTGACAGCAAGTTCCCAACACGTTTGTAGCAGCCCAACTTATTCCAACTGAAATCAAATCAAGAAGTGAATTCTTCTTTATCAAACAGATAAAGGAAACAAAAAGATGGTGCTGTTTAGGATGCACCACCTGTAATACGAGGCAATGtgcaaaaataaaacagtgcatTGCAGGAACTCTAAAGCAGCCGGGTGGTACATTGTGTGTTACTATGATCGATGGGCGTGGCAATCGAAAAGGACCACTCCACCGTCCTCCCAGTGCTTCTGACGAGGCCACGGTGAGCCCTTCCAGGAGTGTGTGCGTTGTCCATGCTATGACGCCCCGTCCTCCCCGGAGTCGGCCTGAAAGGGGTAGCTCAGCGCCGGGGGGAACCCCTGGCTGCGGGGCTGATCGTCCAGCAGCATGACGTCCTCCACGTCCGTCCCGTTGTACCTCCGCCGGCAGATCTTCACAGTCACTTTGCGGCCCTGGAAGGCTTTGAGGGCCTCCTTGGAGGCCATGGCCCTGGCTGCGGCCTCGTCGCGCCCGTAGCCGGTGCCCATGTACACGGTGCTGCAGCGCAGCTCGCACACCTGGCCCTCCTTCTGCGCGCGGCTCGCCGGCAGGTCGGGAATGTCCTTCAGCGGCACGAACACGCAGCCCAGGTTCTGCTTGCAGGACTCCACGCAGCTCTGCAGGATCTCGTAGTGGTCCAGGTTGGGGCCGAAGCCCCCCGCCGAGACCAGCTTCCAGGCCACGGCCTTGTAGAGGCGGTTGAAGAAGGGCTGGTGCTGGGCCGGGGCCTGGGGCGAGGGGCCCTGTTTCTGGCACGGGGCCCTCCCTCCGCCGGGCCCCGCTTTGGCCTTCTTCGCACAGCTTTCACCGTCGGCCCCTGAAGGATAATGGTAGACATtgcaacacactcaaacactgtACTTTAAATTCAAtcttatttgtatagcccttaatccaAGGTACATCCTCAAAGGGCTTAACGGGCTGCATGTGTATGACACCcacctgaccctagccccccagagggcaagggTAACTCCCTtcattagcaaggaagaaatcttgagaacgTTACAACCTTTATTTTAAATCTTTGTTTAGCGGAAAGAAATGGTGAGTGAAGAAAGAACTATAAAAGGTGTGCAAAATCAGGTATGTACAGGTTAATATACCAATTCAAACCAATCTAACTAGTTTCTTTGGTTAAAAGCATCAAGTCAAGATTTAAAATTAATTTCTTTTTAGGGATTCAGCAGTTTGTTAGGTAGTGCCTTGTCTTTTCCTTTAGGTAACAAGTTCCCTTTTAGTGACTAATGTATACACACTTATAAATTATTAATATGCATCACTTCAATGAACAATTACTTCTGACCACAATTGGTCTATTGCACCATGGGTAGGGAGGGAGATTGAGAAGGAGGACCTCAATCAAGAATTAAATCCAAAAGAGGCCACCGTGTTTGAGATGCGTCATTACCAGAGGAAGTGCCCCTCTTTCCTTTGGCTAGGATCTCATCTCTTGTTGTGCGGACGGGGGCGTCCTCGACAACGATCCCTTCACCCATCTCCTTTATCTTGACCATCACAGCGTCTGAGTAcctagaaaacaaacaacagttACACCTTCTCTGACACCCAATATCTTCAACAGGACCAATTTCAACATCCTCTGTGTCAGTGTTTACCTGCAGCCTAAGAAAACATTGTTGGCCCAGACCATGGACAGAGACAATAGTCCGTCCAGACTGCTGCCGGGCACCCCTGGTTCAATGGTGGGGAAAGCCTCCATATTTCTCAGGACAAACTCCCTTCTGGCAAACCATTGCTTGTTGGTTTCACAATAGCCCCTGAAGGATTCAACCCACTGGGCCAGGTGGGGGTTCTGGCCCAGGTACTCTGAGACGATGTCCTCTCCACTTCTCTCCTCCGCCATCACTGTAATAGATCACagacacatcatcatcatcatcatcatcatcatcatcatcatcatcaccaccaccacaacagagATCTAACCTCAATGGTTTTAGCCATGTGTAACACTGAGTTCTCTCTATTGAATGTGGCATCACCTCAAACCTTTTCCCAGACCTTAATATAAACTGCAGACctatactagagctgtcaaggtTGTGTTTTATTCAGATGTGTATCGTTACCCGAACATTAGCAGTAGCAATGTGGCCAACCTAAACAAATTAGCGAAGCTAATAATAGCTGAGCATAAAGTATCAGGAAAAAAAGTTACGAAtactacaacaacaaaaaataacccGCCACTAATATTAACCATGGAGTTTCTGGCGAAGTGTAGGGCCAGTCCGTGCCCCCGTGTGCGTTAAACAGCCGCAACAGGTAGTTGACGAACCTTTTGCTGCTCTTCTAGTTGCGAGATCGGCTAAAAGCTACATGGCGGAATGATGACGACACCCGGAAGCGACGGACCGTTTGGTGGCGCTTCCGTGTCTGCAAACTACAATACCCAGACGGCACGGTTTCTGCTCGAACTTatctttatattattattatgattatattaaatgtaatattatatcatgttaaaaatatatatttattatatatattattatttgaaattatttttaTTCTGCCATTGAATGGCCTGGATGATGCGAGTCTATCTGAAAatgaataattattttaattacgGATGGGTCAAATCGTTTATTATGCGTGACTTTTGCGATCCCTAAGCACCAAATTACCATTATTAAACAACCGCTCAACCGCCGTCTGCAGCGCTGTTTACGGTGACGTCAGTAAAGTGCGACCAGATACTTTTGATGGGTTAGCGACCGTTCGAGAAACGCTGCTTTACTTTATGAATGTATTAATACAACGCTGACTCAAAATGATTCACGAACTTCTGTTAGCGTTAAGTGGATACCCCGGGTCCATATTCACTTGGAACAAAAGGACGGGCTTGCAGGTGAAGGCATTTGTTGGAGCATATTGCTACTTGTTATGTGCATGAACGTTAGTGTATATCCTAGtgtttatagtgtgtgtatagtgCACATTAGGTCAACTGGTGTGGTTTGACATAAACGGATCCTTTGCTCTGGATGCAGGTGTCCCAGGACATCCCCTTCCTTCACCCCAGTGAGGCAAGTGTCCTGAATCGCCTCTGCAAACTGGGATCTGACTACATCCGATTCACAGAGTTCATAGAGCAGCACACTGGACATGTGCACCAACAGGTGAGACCATGCTAAACACATTGTGTTCAGTGTTGTGTTTTCCTGATCTTCATCTTGATTTCCTCATCGTTTTTGTGTCCAATCAGTAACTTTCTTACTTGAATTACTGCTCTTTTGGTGGTGGGAATGGCTTCTACTTTAAAAGGAAACTATTCTGCGATAACTTTGAATACCATTGCCGATACTCTCACATAAATACTGTAGTTTATGTGAACCCTTGAAACATTGCTATGAACGATGGTTCCTAGGAGCATCACAGCAACCCTCCCAGCCAGGCTGGACTCAATGGGATTTACCTGCGAGCGTTCTGCACTGGACTTGATACCATGCTGCAGCCCTACAGACAGGCCCTGCTGGACCTGGAACAGGAGGTATAAAAGTCCCTAATAGTGGTATATTATCCAATCATATTTTTGCATACATCAACCAAATTTTTTCATCGTAGTAATGGTActtctaaaataaatatacGTCCAAATTTTTGTATGTAAATTATTGCAATTTATTAATGCATAATGTGCGCTGTGCTTTGTGTCTTAGTTTCTCGGAGACCCACATCTTACGATATCCCATGTGAATTATATGCTGGATCAGGTAACGGTTGGGTTGTTTATTATCCGGGTGATCCGTTATTATTTCTGAAATCCCTATTCATGACAGTGTTTGACTCACAATGTTGAACTGTATTGTTTTAGTTCCAGCTGCTGTTTCCctcggtgatggtggtggttgagaCAATCAAATCACAGAAGGTAGAGTAACTCTATACTCTTATACTCTCTTGCTAAGCACAACTCACACAACCGAGTGGAAGAGAAAGGCaacggaaaaaaaaacatggttgGCTTGATGTCCATTTATTATAATTGCAGATTCATGGCTGCCAGATTTTGGAGACGGTATACAAGCACAGCTGTGGGGGCCTTCCTCCTGTCCGCATGGCACTGGAGAAgtaagtgtgtatgcgtgtttgctCGTGCGCTCGTGCGTGCGATGTTATGTAATGGAGCTAACTTAAGAGTGATGACTCATTCTCATACGTTCATCCACCTCTGCTTTTGTGTATCATTATAATCCTTTCGAGGATGAGTTGTAAACATAACGCCCCGTTGCGTGCGTGCCGGCAGGATCCTGGCCGTCTGCCACGGGGTGATGTACAAGCAGCTGGCGGCGTGGATGCTGCACGGCCTCCTGCTGGACCAGAGCGAGGAGTTCTACATCAAGCAGGGGCCCAGTGCGGGCGGGGCCGCAGccaatcaggaggaggaggaggaggacctgggGATCGGGGGGTTGAGTGGCAAGCAGCTCCGAGAACTGCAGGATCTGGTGAGAACCATCGATCAATCAAACAATCCAAACGACACCACAACATGACCTTATTGTTGACTTGTATCTAATGTAGCAAAACCTGTTATCCATTGTGACATACAATGactgttgtttttggtttgcaTACTAATAATGGtcaggtagaggttagacatCTTGCTCAATAATGTGGGGTCAAACATTCAATGTGTAAACCAGGGTACAAACCATTCATGTCCTGATAAACTGAAAAATCTCTTTCAATATGAGACGTTTCGGTCCAAGaccattgtcagactgatcagTCCGATTACATTAAAAATGGCTTGACTTGTAAAGAGcataatagtataataataataataaatgtatttgaaGGCGCCTTTCTCGGCACTCAAGGTCCCCGTACAGGGGTACACACAAGTCAttagaaagaaacaacaataagaaagagagaaataaattgTAATAACAACAGCCATAGTAATTGGCATCAGGGTGGAATAGGCTGTTGTATGGTCACAATGGAGCTCCTGCCAGTCATGTGCATGCCTTGCCTCACTGCCAGACCGATTTAAGAGGTCTTCTCAGACTCCTTTTACTATAGAGACCTGCTGTCCTCCCATGCAGAGGCTGATCGAGGAGGAGAACATGCTGGCTCCGTCGCTGCAGCAGTTCTCCCTGCGCGTGGAGATGCTACCCTCCTACATCCCCGTCCGAGTGGCCGAGAAGATCCTGTTTGTGGGCGAGTCGGTGCAGATGTTTGAGAACCACAACCACAGCCCGTCCAGAGCAGGTAGCTCTTCGGGTTGTAATGAGCGTAAAATAGGATACTCTACCATCGCCATTACATTAtgggatcgaccgatatggatttttcagggccgataccgatctTTTTTCATCAGCATTAGCCGATGACCGATACgacgataccgattttcttgagccgatatttggagccgatactgcttttgctcccaTCATTTTACATCATTTTACATCAGAAAAAATACACAATGATGATcacaaatgttacaagtctaaaaaattaacatttattgaactgtctgtaaatcatgctgggaaaaatataaaaaataaataaataagaataatcGGCGATGTATCGGTCGATCACAAATTTTCAGTGCATTTTGCCTGCGTTTGTTCTACCAGGCTCCATACTGAAACACCAGGAGGACTTGTTTGCCGCGGAGCTGCACCGACTCAAACAGCAGCCTCTCTTCAGCCTCGTCGACTTTGAGAATCTCATCGACGGAATCAGGAGCACCGTGGCTGAGGTGGGATTTATtttgaccctgaccctgaccatTACTGTTGGAGTCGGCCAATCTGGCGACATATCATAGAtgtctgttttgtctgtctATATACCATGTGGTCCCATGTTCATTTTTGGTCATCGTCACCATAGCagctaggggtgggaaaaataatcgattcttcgaagCATCACGATTCTCTCTAGAACGATtccgtctcgatgcagataaatttaTAATGGGAattttaataaaaagaaaaaaaactttttttaattatttgttcgcctgctgcaacattctgttcgccagagagggataattttagtaattttacaattatttaatttatcttcagtgtgtattggccaatctgatttgtcttgacacgattgcgattcagcctacgcatagcatgtacgcaaactcacagctagacacaagaactccttctaattcaagagcagctttttctttaatgacatagaaaagaaagattagaaagaaaagaaaacggaACCCTATTTTTTTACATACTTCCATATTGTTTTGtgatgcaagctgcattgattattgcattgctCATAGAAAGttatatttgtgacaaaagttTTTTCTCTCCTAAAATATTAGAtgagttaattcatctgttgatgtcaaCCTCTTGAGTAGCAAACTCagatgtatacatatatttttgaaaattacgcatggaaatgtacatacaaTTTTTTGTTGCATCAAGCTGCATCGATAATCGTTTTAGAATCGAATAATttacctcataatcggaatcaaattgtgaggtgccaagagattcccacccctaatatCAGCACTGTTTTTCTTCGAATATTTGATGTTTTATTATTTGTGAAGTAAAAGTATTATGGCTGTTATGATGTTAGTGAGCTTTGGCTAAAACCTATTGACTTGGTCATTGATAATACTGGCATAAATGTGTCAGTATTGCCTGGTTCTAATCAATATATGTTGATTCACAGCATCTCTGGACGTTGATGGTGGAAGAGTCCGACCTACTGGGACAGCTCAAGGTGGGTTTCCTGTCCCATCCACTGGTGTTGTGCTGGTGTGTACTGTTCTGGTTACCGTTAAGATTGAAACCTCATTGATTTGCGTGCAGATAATCAAGGACTTCTACCTGCTGGGCCGTGGGGAGCTGTACCAAGTGTTTATCGACCACGCACAGCACATGCTGAAGACCCCTCCCACGGCCGTCACTGAACACGGTGCGTTGAGATCACAGTCTGAACATGCTAGCCTGACCATGCTACATCATGTGTTTACATCTTCAATATACCTTAAACAGGGAAAAAATCAACCTTGTTTAGAGCAAGGAGAGATGCATTGTACCAAGTTTTAAGCAAATTGCTATTTGCGTATGTATGTACTATTAAAAGCGACGCTTTTAATTAAGGTGTCCACTAAATTGTAAAAATTGGGATATTATTAACTAATTTAATAGTCTAGGAGAGATTCCCCTTGCGGTTcatcatctgtctctctgtctgtctctctgtctaactGTGTTTCCTCTCCTCAGATGTAAACGTGGCCTTTCAGCAGGCGGCACACAAGGTTCTACTGGACGATGACAACCTCCTACCCCTTCTACACCTCACCATAGATTACCAAGGCAAAGAGGGCAAAGGTTTGTTGACAACTTATTGTTTAAGGGCATTCATTTCAGATAGACGTTATCCAAGATTAGTTGATTAGGTTGAAATTACAAGAAAGGGATCCAATTATCAGATTCTGTCATTAAGGCGGTCTAGCTTTAGTCCAGCTAAACCTCCAGAGGGCAGCATCGTttggcgccctctagtggccatTACTGTTCTAACCGTTTTGCCTTTGCTCTGTGTTTGTCCTCCAGACCCAACAGGCACCAGAGAGGGGGCCACCCCTCCCCAGGACTCCTCCCCCCGGGAGGTGCCCCCCACCGGCTGGGCGGCCCTGGGCCTGGCCTACAAGGTCCAATGGCCTCTCCACATCCTCTTCACTCCGGCTGTACTCGAGAAGTCAGTACTCCCACTCAGTACAACCTTTTAcgtttacattaagggcatttagcttttatccaaagagagatccaaccattcatacacacacaaggacagcgTAGTCAATCATGCAATGCaaaagccagctcgtcgggagtagttagggttaagtgtctggCTCAGCGACGCATCAAaactagctaggaggagccggggatcgaactagcaaccctttGGTTACAAGTAAACCCACTCTGCCTCCTGAACTACTGCCGCCCAAGGCCGTACACTACTACAGTCGCCAGTACGGTGAAGCCTGAAACGGCTTCCCTCGATCGAAAGCGGGCCGTTGTCTGACATTGTGTTTACACCGTGGTGCCAGGTACAACGTTATTTTCCGCTACCTTCTGAGCGTCCGGAGGGTGCAGTCCCAGCTGCAGCACTGCTGGGCCCTGCAGATGCAGAGGAAGCACCTGAAGTCCAACCAGACGGACGCCGTCAAGTCGCGGCTGCGTAACCACATGGCCTTCCTGGTCGACAACCTGCAGTACTACCTACAGGTGAGGGGAGGCACGTGGTAGAGTGGGCGCATCTGCATTCATACGGTTGGTCATGTGATGACCTGTGACTTTATCAAGAGGAACATGTTACAGTTGGAATTGGATGACGGTTCTCTTTTGTGCGTTTTCCAGGTGGACGTGCTGGAGTCTCAGTTCTCGCAGCTGCTCCAGCAGATCAACTCCACCAGAGACTTCGAGAGCATCCGACTGGCCCACGACCACTTCCTCAGCAACCTGCTGGCCCAGTCCTTCATCCTGCTGAAGCCGGTGAGCATCTGTAGCATTCGATGGACGCCCTTACTGCTCCGACGGCGATATAtcgtttctcttcttctgacaata is a genomic window containing:
- the cdkn2aip gene encoding CDKN2A-interacting protein, translated to MAEERSGEDIVSEYLGQNPHLAQWVESFRGYCETNKQWFARREFVLRNMEAFPTIEPGVPGSSLDGLLSLSMVWANNVFLGCRYSDAVMVKIKEMGEGIVVEDAPVRTTRDEILAKGKRGTSSGADGESCAKKAKAGPGGGRAPCQKQGPSPQAPAQHQPFFNRLYKAVAWKLVSAGGFGPNLDHYEILQSCVESCKQNLGCVFVPLKDIPDLPASRAQKEGQVCELRCSTVYMGTGYGRDEAAARAMASKEALKAFQGRKVTVKICRRRYNGTDVEDVMLLDDQPRSQGFPPALSYPFQADSGEDGAS
- the tubgcp4 gene encoding gamma-tubulin complex component 4; this translates as MIHELLLALSGYPGSIFTWNKRTGLQVSQDIPFLHPSEASVLNRLCKLGSDYIRFTEFIEQHTGHVHQQEHHSNPPSQAGLNGIYLRAFCTGLDTMLQPYRQALLDLEQEFLGDPHLTISHVNYMLDQFQLLFPSVMVVVETIKSQKIHGCQILETVYKHSCGGLPPVRMALEKILAVCHGVMYKQLAAWMLHGLLLDQSEEFYIKQGPSAGGAAANQEEEEEDLGIGGLSGKQLRELQDLRLIEEENMLAPSLQQFSLRVEMLPSYIPVRVAEKILFVGESVQMFENHNHSPSRAGSILKHQEDLFAAELHRLKQQPLFSLVDFENLIDGIRSTVAEHLWTLMVEESDLLGQLKIIKDFYLLGRGELYQVFIDHAQHMLKTPPTAVTEHDVNVAFQQAAHKVLLDDDNLLPLLHLTIDYQGKEGKDPTGTREGATPPQDSSPREVPPTGWAALGLAYKVQWPLHILFTPAVLEKYNVIFRYLLSVRRVQSQLQHCWALQMQRKHLKSNQTDAVKSRLRNHMAFLVDNLQYYLQVDVLESQFSQLLQQINSTRDFESIRLAHDHFLSNLLAQSFILLKPVFHCLNEILELCLNFCSLISQNVAPLDERGAAQLDILVKGFSRQSFLLFKILSSVRNHQINSDLAQLLLRLDYNKYYTQSGGTLGSF